From Streptomyces sp. NBC_00775, one genomic window encodes:
- a CDS encoding MFS transporter, which produces MSETPTVPEHDRRSTHHATSPPTVFWRYWAAATVSNAGTAVTALALPLVALTVLDATALQAALLAAAGQISWLLLSLPAGVIAQRVPLRRLQVTLDLVRFVAVGSLPLAWWLGRLSYPHLLLAALVTGAATVLFDIGNSTFLPAIVPDRQLAARNSLMSGTHAVTETGGPSGGGLLVHATGPVGALLVDAASYLLSAVLLRTLPERRPAARTGDGALRLIREGWTYVTRHPVMLPCMLWATATNFVCAALVALTPLYLVREAGLTSVQLGLVLAMDGIGALAGSAVAVRLTRRFGTARGVVGTALAGGAAALLAPLTTSAGDAYWFALGNAGFAFGVVIGSITTRTHRQTESPPELLSRVMATVRFVSWGAQPLGALTAGLLATYMGTHAALWTVCTAALLPPLYLLAVPVGRRRDFA; this is translated from the coding sequence ATGAGCGAGACACCGACGGTCCCGGAGCACGATCGCCGCAGCACCCACCACGCGACCTCGCCTCCGACCGTCTTCTGGCGCTACTGGGCCGCTGCCACCGTCAGCAACGCGGGCACCGCCGTCACCGCCCTCGCTCTACCCCTGGTCGCCCTCACAGTCCTCGACGCCACCGCGCTCCAGGCCGCCCTGCTCGCCGCCGCCGGACAGATCTCCTGGCTGCTGCTCAGCCTCCCGGCCGGAGTGATCGCCCAGCGCGTCCCGCTCCGCCGCCTCCAGGTCACCCTCGATCTCGTACGGTTCGTCGCCGTCGGATCCCTCCCGCTCGCCTGGTGGCTTGGCCGGCTCAGCTACCCGCACCTGTTGCTCGCCGCTCTGGTCACCGGCGCCGCGACCGTACTCTTCGACATCGGCAACTCGACCTTTCTGCCCGCCATCGTCCCGGACCGGCAGCTCGCCGCCCGCAACAGCCTGATGTCCGGCACGCACGCCGTCACCGAGACCGGAGGGCCCTCCGGGGGCGGCCTCCTCGTGCACGCCACGGGCCCGGTCGGCGCGCTCCTCGTGGACGCGGCCAGCTACCTGCTCTCCGCCGTGCTGCTGCGTACCCTCCCCGAGCGCCGTCCCGCCGCCCGCACCGGCGACGGCGCCCTCCGGCTGATCCGCGAGGGCTGGACGTACGTGACGCGGCACCCAGTGATGCTGCCCTGCATGCTCTGGGCCACCGCCACCAACTTCGTCTGCGCCGCCCTGGTCGCCCTCACACCCCTCTACCTGGTCCGTGAGGCCGGACTGACGTCCGTCCAACTCGGCCTGGTGCTCGCCATGGACGGAATCGGCGCGCTCGCCGGATCCGCCGTGGCGGTCCGGCTGACCCGGCGGTTCGGCACCGCCCGTGGGGTCGTCGGGACCGCGCTGGCCGGCGGCGCCGCCGCCCTGCTGGCCCCGCTGACCACGTCCGCAGGCGACGCATACTGGTTCGCCCTGGGCAACGCCGGCTTCGCCTTCGGCGTCGTCATCGGGTCGATCACCACCCGCACCCACCGCCAGACCGAGTCCCCGCCCGAGCTCCTCTCCCGTGTCATGGCCACCGTCCGCTTCGTCTCCTGGGGCGCCCAGCCGCTCGGCGCCCTCACCGCCGGCCTGCTCGCCACGTACATGGGGACGCACGCGGCCCTCTGGACGGTATGCACAGCCGCGCTTCTGCCGCCGCTGTACCTGCTCGCGGTCCCGGTGGGCCGCCGCCGGGACTTCGCCTGA